GATGAATAACTAAAATGAAAGCTGAAATGAAACGTAAATTTGTGCTATGCATGGGAGCGATGCTGCTGGCCGGAACGCTCGCAGCGCAGACACCTGTACCTGGATGGCAGGCAGGGATAGACAAAGTGAAAGGTTTGATTAAGACAAACCCGGGACAGGCTTCCGAGGAAGTCGGTGAGTTGCTGAAAGGCAAGAATAAAAAGAATGTGGAATTGATAACAGCCGTTTCCCGCGCTTATCTGGATACCGGAAAGCCGGCAGAGGCGGAAACGTATCTGGAAATGGCACGGAAGGCCGATAATAAAGCTCCCGAAGTATCTGTTCTGGAAGGGGATATTGCTCTTTACCGGAAAGATGTGGGCAAGGCTTGCCAACTTTATGAGCAGGCTATTTATTTCGATCCCAACTGCAAGGAAGCCTATCTGAAATATGCGCAGGCCTATAAGTTGGCCAGCCCTTCACAAGCCATTGACAAATTGCAACAACTGAAGACTTTTGCTCCTGATTATCCCGAAGCTGACAAGGCTTTGGCAGAAGTGTATTATGCCAATAACCGGTTCGGTGAAGCTGTTGAAGCTTATGCTAATTTTATAGATACCCCCGTGGCCATGGAAAATGACATTTTAAAGTACGCTTTTGCCTTGTTTCTGAACCATGATTTTGAGAAATCCTTGCAGGTTGCCCGGAAAGGATTACAGAAGAATGTCCGTCATGCGGCATTCAACCGCCTTGTAATGTACAATTGTACTGACCTGAAGCGCTATGAGGAAGCGGAAAAAGCTGCCGATGCTTTTTTCAACGGTTCGGACAATGCGGATTATTCCTATTTGGATTATCGCTATCATGGAGCTTTGCTAAGTGCCTTGAAGAAATATGACAGGGCGGTTGCCGAATATGCTAAAGCGTTGGAAAAAGATAGCACTCAGAATGAGGTTTGGCGTGAAATCTCTGATGCTTGCGAGCAGAAGGGAGATTATACACAGGCCATTTCCGCTTATCGGAAGTATTATGATTCATTGAATCAAGATAAAAAGACACCCGAAACCTTATTCCAGTTAGGACGTCTATATTACGGACAAGGAACCTCTGCGGACACCCTTGCCCTTGCGCCTGCCGGCCGTAGGGCGGCTTTACAGGCTGCCGACTCTGTGTTCGCACTCGTCTCGGTACAAGCTCCCGACAGTTATCTGGGAGAACTGTGGCGTGCCCGTACCAACTCCGCTATGGACCCCGAAACGACCGGAGGACTTGCCAAGCCTCACTATGAAAAGGTGGTGGATGTGCTGCTGGCTAAAGGCGATCCGAAGTACAACTCTGCATTGATAGAGTGCTACAGTTATTTGGGCTACTATTATCTGTTGAAGAGTGATTATCCTGCTTCGAAAGAGTATTGGAATAAAATTCTGGCTATCGACCCTACCAATGCTACTGCAAAGAAAGCGCTGGGCGGCATCAAATAGCAATAATTTTAGTTGTTTGTCGTGTCGGGAGGAGCAGAGAGTGATTCTTAGCTCCTCCTTTTTTTGTAAGTAAGCTTTTTTTGAATTGTGTCTTATTGCCCGTTTTCTTTTTTACTAAAATCCCGTTGAAGATTTACTAAAACTTTCCCGGATTTTTACTAAAAATCCGGAGAGGTTTTACTAAATTTTTCTGTGTGCCCTGTGCAGGTGTTTTGAACCAATTTCCTGCAAAGGTTTCCGCCTCCTTTATTTGTAAGGTAAAATGAATGCAGATAATCTTCTGAAGTTTTTTTTATGATTTTTCGCAAAAAGCTCTTGCTATTCTAAAAAGAATATATACTTTTGTGGTGTACTATTAAACTAATACACTGTGTTGCTATTTGCGAGGCTTCAGATGCAAGTTGAAAAGGCCTGAATCTTGTTTTTCTGTTCCCTTGTATTTTCGTCAACCAATAAAATAAAGAAGTATGCTACAAGTAGAAAACATTTCATTCAGTTATCGCCGGGGCAAGAAAGAAGTCCTGCACGATTTCTCACTTTCATTGGAGAAGGGTAGAGTATATGGCCTTTTGGGCAAAAACGGAGCCGGCAAGTCCACCTTGCTCTATCTGATGAGTGGATTGCTCACTCCCAAACATGGGAAAGTGACGTATCGTGACACCGATGTGCGCCGCAGGTTACCCATTACGCTGCAAGACATGTTCCTCGTGCCCGAAGAATTTGAACTTCCCCCTGTCTCCCTCGTCAGCTACGTGGAGCTGAACAGCCCGTTCTATCCCCGTTTCAGCAAGGAAGACATGGTGAAGTATCTGCACTATTTCGAGATGGAGCAGGACGTCAATCTGGGTGCTCTCTCTATGGGGCAGAAAAAGAAAGTCTTTATGAGCTTTGCTCTTGCCACCAATACCTCGCTGCTGATAATGGACGAACCTACCAATGGGCTCGACATTCCCGGCAAAAGCCAATTCCGCAAATTTATCGCCTCCGGGATGTCGGACGATAAGACCATCATTGTTTCCACCCATCAGGTGCGTGACATTGACAAGATTCTGGACCATGTACTTATCATGGACAACAGTCACGTGATGCTCGATGCTTCTACGGCAGATATTTGTCGCAAACTGCTTTTTATGGAAAGTGATGACCGCGAACTGGCTCAGAAAGCACTCTACGTGCTGCCGTCCGTACAAGGCAATTATCTGATGCTGCCCAATGTGGATGACGAAGAGTCGGAGATAAATCTTGAATTGCTGTTTGGCGCCGTACTTTCTGCGCCTGAGAAGATGGCAAGAATGTTTCACCCTGAAATAAAAGAATAATGATGATACGCGATACCTTTTTTAGTATGCCCCGCTTTGTGAGCTTGTGCCGCAAGGAGATGGTGGAGAGTTGGAAAGCCAATGTGCTGCGGATGGTACTGATATATGGCATCTTGGCCATTGTTTTTGTGTGGAATGCATATTTTACGTATGACAACTGTGCCGCTTCAAACAGTTGGGGAGAAGCGGGTGAAGACCCTGTGTGGTTCTTTGATTCGTTGTTTTTTCTTTGGGCAATCGTCATTATGGGTTGCCTGAGCGCTTCGTTCCAGATGGAGCGCATGAAGACCAAGACTAACCGCACGGCTACATTGATGCTTCCAGCCACGATGTTTGAAAAGTTCATTTCGCACTGGCTCATCTTTACATTCGGTTTCCTGATTGTATTCCTGATAGCTTTTAAGCTGGCGGACTGGACACGTGTGCTGTTCTTTATGATAAAATATCCCGATATGGATGCGATAGCTCCCGTACCCATCTTTTCTTATCTTATTGACACTTCGGCAGAGCATTGGGTGATGTTTGAATCCTGCGGGAAGTTGGCACTCGGTGTCAGCTTCTATTTCCTGCTTCACTCCTGCTTTACGCTTGGCAGTTCCATCTGGCCCAAGAATGCTTTCCTCAAAACATTTGTGGCAGGAGTTATCATCGTCATTGTCTATCTGATGATTGGCGCGGGGCTGGCAAAAATCTTCTTCCCGGAACATTATATGGGGCCGGGATACTTTTCGGAGGACTTGGGCTACTTGTGGGGAACCATCCTCTTTTCATTTGGCGCCCTTTTCAACTGGGTACTTGCTTATTTCCGGTTTAAGGAATCGGAGATTATTAACCGTTGGTGATAGAATATGAATTTCAAAGAAAGTAAGGCCATCTATCTGCAAATAGCAGACCGCATCTGCGATGAGGTGCTCCTCGAACAATATCGGGAAGAAGAACGCATCCCTTCGGTACGTGAGTATGCGGCTGTGGTAGAGGTCAATGCCAATACGGTGATGCGCTCGTACGATTACCTGCAAACGCAAGGGATTATTTATAACAAACGGGGTATCGGTTACTTTGTGTCTGCCGGTGCACGCAAGTTAATCCTTTCGTTGCGGAAAGAATATTTTCTGAAAGAAGAAGTGGACTACTTCTTTAAACAAATGTACACGCTTGGTGTGACCGAAGATGAACTCGCGGCCATGTATCGGGCTTATAATAAGAAACAAAATAAATGAAGATAAAATCATGAAACGAACAAGTTATATTATATTTGGAATGTTGCTTGCCGGATTGCTGGTGATGGGTGGCACAATCGTTTACTTGTCTTCTCACGGAAGAAGTTGTGAGGACTTTTGTATGCGGATAGACGGAGAGCAGAAGGTGGTGACGTTGCCGGAATGCAAGGTGATAGAAATGTGTGCTGACAACCGCACGCTGTCAACAGGACGTGTTCATACCATTATTTGCGGTGTGCAATTCAGTCAGGTTCCTTTGTCTATAACTCCTTCCGATTCCTCGCAAGGAACTTTCAGCTATGCTGCCGGGATGGAAAAGTATATGACGATGAAGCTTGCAGGAGATACCCTGCGTGTTACATTCGCTTTCCCGGATGAGAAATTGGAAGAACGCTATCATCAGGAAACCAATCTGCAAATCCGTTCTTCGGGCATGTCCTTGTCTCTGCCTGAGAGCATAAAGCAGGTGTCTTTAGCTATTTATAGCATGGAGACGACGGTTAGAGGTTTTCGTACCGATTCTATGTCTTTTAAGTCGCAAAGCGTTGTCCGGATAGAAGACTGCGAGTTTGCTTCTTTGGCTTCCCAAGCTTGGAATCTCTACTTTGACAGTGGTACAGTCTCCGATTTGTATCTGGACTTGGATAACATCAATAGCTGGAAAGTGAATGCGGATTCTTTTCACATAGACACC
Above is a window of Bacteroides helcogenes P 36-108 DNA encoding:
- a CDS encoding tetratricopeptide repeat protein, whose protein sequence is MKAEMKRKFVLCMGAMLLAGTLAAQTPVPGWQAGIDKVKGLIKTNPGQASEEVGELLKGKNKKNVELITAVSRAYLDTGKPAEAETYLEMARKADNKAPEVSVLEGDIALYRKDVGKACQLYEQAIYFDPNCKEAYLKYAQAYKLASPSQAIDKLQQLKTFAPDYPEADKALAEVYYANNRFGEAVEAYANFIDTPVAMENDILKYAFALFLNHDFEKSLQVARKGLQKNVRHAAFNRLVMYNCTDLKRYEEAEKAADAFFNGSDNADYSYLDYRYHGALLSALKKYDRAVAEYAKALEKDSTQNEVWREISDACEQKGDYTQAISAYRKYYDSLNQDKKTPETLFQLGRLYYGQGTSADTLALAPAGRRAALQAADSVFALVSVQAPDSYLGELWRARTNSAMDPETTGGLAKPHYEKVVDVLLAKGDPKYNSALIECYSYLGYYYLLKSDYPASKEYWNKILAIDPTNATAKKALGGIK
- a CDS encoding ATP-binding cassette domain-containing protein codes for the protein MLQVENISFSYRRGKKEVLHDFSLSLEKGRVYGLLGKNGAGKSTLLYLMSGLLTPKHGKVTYRDTDVRRRLPITLQDMFLVPEEFELPPVSLVSYVELNSPFYPRFSKEDMVKYLHYFEMEQDVNLGALSMGQKKKVFMSFALATNTSLLIMDEPTNGLDIPGKSQFRKFIASGMSDDKTIIVSTHQVRDIDKILDHVLIMDNSHVMLDASTADICRKLLFMESDDRELAQKALYVLPSVQGNYLMLPNVDDEESEINLELLFGAVLSAPEKMARMFHPEIKE
- a CDS encoding GntR family transcriptional regulator, which produces MNFKESKAIYLQIADRICDEVLLEQYREEERIPSVREYAAVVEVNANTVMRSYDYLQTQGIIYNKRGIGYFVSAGARKLILSLRKEYFLKEEVDYFFKQMYTLGVTEDELAAMYRAYNKKQNK